A genome region from Danio aesculapii chromosome 2, fDanAes4.1, whole genome shotgun sequence includes the following:
- the LOC130242337 gene encoding uncharacterized protein LOC130242337 isoform X2, whose protein sequence is MQIQADIVIQFERSVVNGTVVERILVDDAHLKGHQPVARPIQDDVLKAMVENSHKTASYATYIRLRECKFRGYQILQLSDRFQLNGRDYLILDPQTDSWTMLMPELHDLKQPSMPEAESASLEKIHLKDECEELIKKMNDTQNQEGFDVLRVIAPVLSTFFFVGFVFISFLIFKRHGQHPGGVLGSIVHYPPLREVPLDGQSQKNIDQVPVLKCPH, encoded by the exons ATATAGTAATTCAGTTCGAGCGCAGTGTGGTGAACGGGACGGTCGTGGAGAGGATCCTTGTCGATGATGCACATTTAAAGGGACATCAACCTGTTGCCAGACCCATTCAAGATGACGTCCTGAAGGCGATGGTGGAGAATAGTCACAAAACAGCAA GTTATGCCACATACATACGCCTGAGAGAATGCAAATTTCGAGGATATCAAATCCTGCAACTGTCCGACCGGTTTCAGCTCAATGGCAGAGATTATCTGATATTAGATCCACAAACTGATTCTTGGACTATGCTGATGCCAGAGCTGCATGATCTAAAGCAGCCATCAATGCCCGAGGCAGAATCTGCGAGTCTGGAGAAAATTCACCTGAAAGACGAATGTGAAGAATTGATCAAGAAGATGAACGACACTCAAAATCAAGAGG GTTTTGATGTGTTACGAGTGATTGCTCCAGTTCTTTCCACGTTTTTCTTCGTTGGATTCGTCTTTATAAGCTTTCTTATCTTCAAGCGACATG GTCAACATCCAGGAG GTGTTTTAGGGTCAATTGTCCACTATCCACCTCTTCGTGAAGTGCCTTTGGACGGACAGAGTCAAAAGAACATTGATCAAGTTCCTGTGCTGAAGTGTCCACATTAA
- the LOC130242337 gene encoding uncharacterized protein LOC130242337 isoform X1 produces MLFTVTFAFLVALSWAFPTDIVIQFERSVVNGTVVERILVDDAHLKGHQPVARPIQDDVLKAMVENSHKTASYATYIRLRECKFRGYQILQLSDRFQLNGRDYLILDPQTDSWTMLMPELHDLKQPSMPEAESASLEKIHLKDECEELIKKMNDTQNQEGFDVLRVIAPVLSTFFFVGFVFISFLIFKRHGQHPGGVLGSIVHYPPLREVPLDGQSQKNIDQVPVLKCPH; encoded by the exons ACGG ATATAGTAATTCAGTTCGAGCGCAGTGTGGTGAACGGGACGGTCGTGGAGAGGATCCTTGTCGATGATGCACATTTAAAGGGACATCAACCTGTTGCCAGACCCATTCAAGATGACGTCCTGAAGGCGATGGTGGAGAATAGTCACAAAACAGCAA GTTATGCCACATACATACGCCTGAGAGAATGCAAATTTCGAGGATATCAAATCCTGCAACTGTCCGACCGGTTTCAGCTCAATGGCAGAGATTATCTGATATTAGATCCACAAACTGATTCTTGGACTATGCTGATGCCAGAGCTGCATGATCTAAAGCAGCCATCAATGCCCGAGGCAGAATCTGCGAGTCTGGAGAAAATTCACCTGAAAGACGAATGTGAAGAATTGATCAAGAAGATGAACGACACTCAAAATCAAGAGG GTTTTGATGTGTTACGAGTGATTGCTCCAGTTCTTTCCACGTTTTTCTTCGTTGGATTCGTCTTTATAAGCTTTCTTATCTTCAAGCGACATG GTCAACATCCAGGAG GTGTTTTAGGGTCAATTGTCCACTATCCACCTCTTCGTGAAGTGCCTTTGGACGGACAGAGTCAAAAGAACATTGATCAAGTTCCTGTGCTGAAGTGTCCACATTAA